aATGCATCTTTAATCATCAGCCAACGGAAACATTTCAAAGGTTTTTGTTCACGTTTTTCCTTCGTTTATTGTATGCATGAAAAGTTGAGCCACCTGGATTTACTTATCCATAGTTAAAGGAGTTTATACTGGACCACAATGGGCCCAAAGTCTGCCTCGTGCTTCTCCCCATACACGAGTATTTATATTAAAAGTTCTGCTATTAGGCATTGGATGATACAGCACATAGTGTGCATGAGGCAGAAAAGTCTTTGCTTTCCTTCAAGTTCAATAAAGACCTGACATGCCAATATAACAGAGAATGGAAGAGGCCCGCAGCTGGTCCATGCCTCTTTTTACTTTCACAAAATGCACATCTGTTACTCAGATGAGCTCTGTATCCTCTAGCATCCTATGCTCATCCTAATGTAAAGAATTTTTGGAATCACACCATCAAGATAAAGGGGTCATTGAGTTTACAACGTGTTAGTTTTCATATTGTTTTAATTCTTGACTAATTGTCAGGGTAGCTTTTATCCTAATTTATGTCCCCATTTGAACTCTCCTGAAATGTATTCTTTTGTACAACAAGCTCTGTGCCAGAAAAACAACAATTGTCACACTGTTTTTGCATGCCTCAGTGATAAAGCAACATtctactttttttgaaaatatgctcattttccagctcccctagagtaaaacatttaattcttaccgttttgaaatccattcagctgattttagcatagcttagcacaatccattgaatctgatactGATATTACgaactgcccgaaaatagttcccTTGGTTACATTCaaaagcaggggactattttgggGAACTGCgaaatatcactacgcctgctgctgccatgttacagcagcaaagtccttgatgattatgccagaatgagagtatttttcctagccatatctgcctagaaaatttcACTTTTAATTTCGTCGGCTTTAGTAAACGAtctaactacagaagagtcaagttttaaataggaaaaatatcgaaacgctttggttattttttagcacaatgctaatggtctaatcagattcaatggattatgctaattaagctatgctaaaagtgctaccgccagacccagagatcagctgaatggattccaaaacagtaagaatcaaatgtttaaatctaggggagctagaaaattagcatattttcaaaagaagtggaatgtccctttaaacttgatgtactttgtgatcaaacTATAAATGTTCCCTGTGTTATATCGAAATAAACACTATGGCTTCATACCTTACTCTGCACCTACTTATGCTCTGCAGTATAATTAGACTTTAATTAGGAGTAAATTGATAAAAATTGTCTCATTTTACAGAAAGCATTGCTCTccacaactttttttttaataaatgtaataatgcAGTTTTGGATTCACCGGCGGTTCTGCAGACTTTAAGGGGTTAACAACATAAGGTACTCCTTACCTCTTTCAGAATTTAACAGAGGCCTGCTCTGGGTTGCGGGCTGTTGGGTTGGTGTGTTTATACAGTCACTGCCACAGATGCTATGGATCTTGGTCTCTGCTCCATCTCTCTGAGTTACGTCATCGCCGACTGCAATCGCTTTAAATCCATCAGCTGTATCCTCGGGGCTTAGTGAGAAAACTTTTGAGCCCTTGATTTCTTCAACATTTGTAAGCGTATCCAAAACAACTGGAATTTTGTATGTCCCTCCATTATTACCTTGGACATCATCGACAGTATTTGGATTTGATAATACGTCCCCAGAGTATTTTTGCACTCTTTCTTCTTTAAGTTCCAGTTCTCTTGTTGCTACAGTATTTTCAAAGCTTATGGGTGGTGAGATGGTAGCCTGACTCATGTCTTGAACTATTTCGACGTGTTTATTGGTCATTGTAGGAATGTGTTTTGTAGTTTCTTCATGGCCGTTTTTTTCACTTACACCTGATAACTCTTTGTTTCGGGTGGATGCAGTTGGCCTTGAATTCTGCGGCTTTATGCTGCCGATTTTGTCCACTCCCACTGGGCGTTCACTGCTAGTAACAGTAGTTAACAAACTTAATTGTTTGGTTTCTTCGACACCACTGAGGGAATCGGGTTCACCACTATGCAGAGAGTTGTCTTTGTTTGAGTCCTCTTTGTTGTCCCCAACCTTTGATGTCATCACAGTTACGCTGCTGTGATCCTTGCCATGTCTAACAGTTTCCAAATCTAGGGTGTTGCCTGCATTTCGAGTAATCTCTGGTAGTGATTTCGAACCTGTACTGGTGAGATTAGTCAAAACATGTGACCCCATCGCCCGCGGGATGTCTTTGTTTTCTTCTCTACTGTCAGATGTTTTCCCTGTAGAGCTGATGAATTGAGTCACTGAGCTTACGTTTGTCTTGAAACCTTTGTTTGGAATGCTTGCCTTGGGCTCGGTTTGCAAATTTGGCCTCCTTCTTACATAACTTGGTTTCATCATTAAAGTGCCGTTTCTTCTGCCAAAACTGCTGTTACGGAGTAAGATGGGAAAATTAGAAGGTACCACAACACTGCTGTTTCCTGATATTTTGTTGATGGTATTAGGTTTGGGTGCTCCAGATGAAATCACAGTTGTTGGATGTCTGCCTGGGCGTATGGGGAATTTTGGCATCACTCGTGTgatatttttcagaaatcttaTGTTGCTTGCTTCACGTATCCTGCTGATGTTCTTGTTGCTGTTAATAGAAAGAATGTTTCCAATATCTTCCCCACTTTTAGGTTTAATGGGCTGAGATATTAATATTCTTCTTGTCCCTTGGTTTACTACAGGTGATTCAACCGTACTGGCTATACTTGCCGTACGCTCCCTCACACTTGGGATGTGGGTGGGGTTCACAAGCTCTGTTTCCAATTGACTGGGTTTACTATCGCTTAATATGGTCTTCTTTACAGTCTCTGCTCTTAGtgaattataatttatttcctTATTTACTGCCTCCGTAACCGTTCCAGACTGTGTGTGATCTTCTTGATCTGGAGGGAGTGGGTTAGTCTGTCTTTCATTAGTGATATCCAAAATAATGGACCTCAGATCCTCATGGCCATCAACAGTCTGTATTCTCTTATTTGGGGTTGGATATGTTTCCCTTTCCACCTGTCTCCCTGGGGAAGATGAGTTTGCTTTGTCTGCATCGGTGCTACTCATAACCAGACTTGCATCAGTTCCCATATGTTCGCTCTCAGCTATAATTAAGTTTGGCTGTTCGGCTCTGTTCATCGTACTGAAGGACTTGTTTGTTATTTGGGCTGTGTGGCTAACATCCTCCTGGTCTTCCTTCCTCAGATTTGTTTGGGTTGTTGTAATCTTAGTTTTAGAGTTTAGCTTTCTGAAGTTTTCCTCTTCATCCGCAGACACCTGTCTTGCATCTTTCAAGTCATTTTCGTAGTCTGTTCTGGAATCAGAGTCTGTACTTATGTCTTTTTTGTTCGTAATCTTTTGATCATCTTCTGACAGAGTTAGTCCACTGTTAGTCATAGGCTTTGTGTTTATTAATGCCATCTTTTTATCTTCTGTTGATAAGGGAAGTCCAGTGCCAGGTCTTGTGTTTATTATTGTTAACTCTTCACCATCTGCTGATAGGGTTAGTCCACTGTTAGTGCCAGGATTTGGGTTTATTATTCTCATATTTTCTTCTTCCGTTGATGAGGTTCGTTCACTGTTAGTGCCAAGATTTGGGTTtaatattctcatcttttcttcTTCTGTTGATAAGGTTAGTCCAATGTTGGTGCCAGGATTTGGGTTTATCACTGTCATCTTTTCTTCTTGGGTTGATAGGGTTAGTCCACTGTTAGTGCCAAGATTTGGGTTTattattctcatcttttcttttTCCATTGATGTGGTTAGTCCACTGTTGGTGTCAGGATTTGGGTTTATCACCGTCATCTTTTCTTCTTGGGATGATAGTGTTAGTCCACTGTTAATTCCAGCTCTCCTTAATGGAGAAAATCCATTTCTTGTTGGCCCAGGTCTGATTGTCTTGTCTCTTGCTTGTGGATGCGTCCTCACCACCGCAGGGTTTCTCAGTCTGTCTTCGTCGCTTACCTTGGCAGCTCTGTTGTTAATGTACATCTTTGGCCTTAGTGGTCCACCTGTCCTGGAAAAGTTAACAAGCTGTCTGTTACCAGCGGAAATCGTCCTTGTGTTAGCATTCCCTGAAATGCTACCCAGTCCATTCGCATTGGTGATATTTTGCATCCTCCTTCTCATAGCTAGGATGCCGGTGATGTTCTTCACATTTCTGTCCCTAAAAATGTTTGGTTGTCGATTCCCATAGTTTACGGATTGTACAAAGTCTTTTGTTCTTGGAATAGAGGACTCTAATAACTCACCTCGCTGAAACCTTTGTTCAGTGTGTGTTACTTCAGATGTAGGTGAGAAGACTTGTTTTACCTCAGATATGTCCCCCGGTGTCTCTTCAACTGAGGGATCAAATATTTGTACCTCTCTGCTCACCTCAGACCCATGGGCTAAGGATTGTACAAAATCTTTTGTTCGTGGAATAGACGACTCTAATAATTCATCTGGCTGAAACGTTCGGCCTCTCTGTATGTCTTCGGTTATAGGTGAGAACACTTGTCTTAATTCAGATGTGTCCCCTGATGTGTCTTCAAGTGAAAGATCAAAACCTTTAACCTCTTTGCTCATCTCGGAAATCTGATCAGTGGTGCCTTGGTCTGCATCATTCCTGTCAATGTTCCATTCATGGCTTTCTAAACTGAATGGATTTATCCTCTTCACATCACTCCTGATTATTCCCTCAATCTCTGCTCCGTTTCCTTGCGGGAGGGTTGAGGTGATGATCCTGACCGCTTGATCTGTGCCgcttaaattattattatgtctcAAAGTTTGAGcttcctcttcctcctcatcgtGGTCCTTCCATCCATCCCTCTCAACCCGCTGTCTCTCCTTACACTCCTGACAGTCAATTCTCAGCTGGTTCACCAGCTCCTTTAGGTTTTGCAGCTCTCTGGCCATTTTTTCTAGCCTTGGCAGCTGGATGGAAAGAGGAGGCAGCGTGATTTGGTAAGGGCAGAAGTTCTCCTCATCCTCGCAGTTCCCCAGAGGCTCTAGTTTTAGGATCTTAGGATCTGAGCAGCTGTCACACGCCGAAAATGCTAACAGGATTCCCCAAATGTACAACGCAGCGAGCCACATTTTGTCCTTTGTTGTGAGGAGGTCTGTTGCATGTGTTGAAGAACGTGAGAGAGCAGAATCAGGAGGGATTGGAGGACCACCTCCCTTTAACAGAGCAATGAGAGCTCAGAGAGGGGCGATGCTCTGTGATGACTCGCGACAAGAGGAGGATAACACAGACTTTCATTCGGAGGAAAACAACAAGAGTGGTCTGCAGGGAATATACTCAAAACAGCATGCGTAGTActctatttacatttatatatttatttagcagatacagataagtaaatgtAAATTACTATAGTGATAACATGATTGTTAATACATCTACAGTATAATGGGTTTGTTTGTTAGTTTTTGTGTGCTTGTGTAGTTTATTGTAACTGCTTCAAAGGGTATAAGCATTGAAATATGATTTGTCAGTGTCATTTATATTAGCTTGACCCTTTAATCAAAACCATAAGGGTTATCTCGAGTCTTTTATCTGGAACACACAATGCATTCTCTACATATGCATATAAGCACAAGTGAGAGAATTATGATGACAGGCGCTTCCCAGCATCCTGCCTATAAAGCTGTGCATcccacacacatgcatatataaACACGTGCACACCAGCCACAAAAACATTAAGAGCTGTAGTGATGAAAAGCCTTGTAAACTATATTCAGATGGGACTAGTGtcttttgtgattttaatattatccTGGAGGCacctttttttttgtataagaGTTGATCTATGCATCCTGTCCTTAGTTAAATTACAATAAACAAAAGTCAGATGGGAGAATCTGCTAAAACAggaatttttaaacttttttgtcaGATTTACCCTTaacctaaattatttacttgaaataaataatttaagaatgaaacaaataatatttcaataatttaGCATATTTGCATattcaatatttatttatgcttttatCAGTAGTGTTTTACATGGTAATTGTTATTAATACCTTCATCTGGTAATGTTTTGTTGTGTAATGGTTGCGTGACATGCAGATTAAACGAATAAAAGATATCTTTTGTCAAacgttttatttcaattttatattttaaaatcatttatttgcatcttatgactaacttttaattaattaaataactcATGTatgggagagcggggcacagcctaatgctttttggttttggctcaatcattaaaaaaatatttgagtttggttaattatatttttacacaagcaacacacacatctctgctacaaatgaacatttgaagtttgtttctactatttaccattcttggacaattacaccaaacgtgacagaagtgcaaacgttacaacttaccacataggtggggttaaatgtaacaggcagggggttagctaaaaattaagtttgcaggcaaatattttaatactattttgtctatatacttgaagtggacattgtttatatatctgtctataatagacaggtatctacACTATTCATCCATCATCTAaccatagttcaattataaatggatacaaatgtctaaatatgtgagaaaatgcagcacaataaacatttttatatgtgacccagtctgtaaaaaccatactaaagtctcaaaatcaaattctgagataatgaaaatcaaagtctgattttagccataaatttcataatttttatctttgacatgaccttattcaatcaatattaaagatatgaacaaaaatacatgttgacacaattttgataagacatttattttgttggtaGCCAGCAATCAATCCtatgtagcctatttaaaacaacggcaagaattatgctaacgttagcggttttcatatcgttagtgctgaggggttagttgtaacacagcgttacaattaaccccgctgggtgaaaatattttcaagcctaccaaaaaagttgctaagagctgcagatatatttcaaaattatgcttttagtcaacaagacactgattaagatGATGACAACTTTggttttggtatcttacacacccaactcagaaaccgaaaaaaacatgataaaattttttacttacatgccaccaaaacactcaaTCAATAACATTATTATTCCCTTTCCATAAATTTGCGAGAGAGCGTcatttggcagcgtgaaaacaATACGGAAGTAAACTAATCGCTCAACCCTGTGCAACGATGTAAACGGTCCGTGtttagtgatggtcgttttcgaagcactgcttcgtgaggcttcgaaacatttacgaatcttttgtttcgaatcagtggttcggagcttgtttcaaactggccaaagtcacgtgattttagcaaacgaggcttcattacgtcataactgtttcgaaacgtttcgaaaatccgatggttcaccactagggggagttgatcacatgaccagtgtctaataagtttaggtgaactcgggtcagttttattatgaaagttcataaaacattcatccttctgactaataacactgccatgttgtctactttttgtttatagacagatttaatgacaaaaatgtgcataattaaaagggtagttagttttattcatttgtttgccctaaataaaactaaaaacacattatacttttaactatgtcttaattaagttaaataattttttttaacatattttaataaaaatcttgctattattttgtaaaaaaaagtgtcaaatgtgtggacagatctgcttttacactgttttgaccagcaggggtcgccagcgtgtgttggtttcgaactgcttcgaaaaattgaatcaattttcgaagcaattggttcaattgattcgaagcttcgaaaagcttcgtttctcccatcactatccgtgttacaactaactcCGTGTTAGTTTTGCCCCCCCCCCCTACCTCCTGCAATTTCGTGTTTGGGAAACCGTGTGTTATATAAATTTATTAGGTGTGAACCCCACTTTAACTCCTGTTATTATATTGGCTTGGCAAATGTTGGGTCAGGCTTTGTTTCTCCTCAAATTTTACTACGTAGTTATGTAATGTTATTATTGACTACATAAACACATGTCCGAGCACATGACCTTCTGTAACTGCCAGGTCGAGGACATGATCCAGTTTAAATGAGTCCATAACAGATGTCTTCTGTTAATAACTGGAATCTCAAATAACATTTGTGATCCCATCTAGAAAAATACTTAAGTTCATTCATTACAACCTTTTCCCCAGGAGTTTTAACAGCCCTGTGTACTTAAACTTCACTAATGGAGAAGTTACGTTCCGCACCTTGGTTACCATCGAAAACTTCAGCAAAACACTGATGCTTACCCACATCAAATTACAAGAGATGTTGTAACAGCCAGATAAACAATGAAGCCATCGTTGCCCAGACATTAGTCAAGAGCTGTTCCTTCCAATACGATGTAATTTCATGAAAATCCACTTTGCGTCCAAACTGAATGGATTTACCCTCAAGTACTAACTTCACaaatttatagcatttttatatGGACAATGTTACAAGTCAACTCCCAGTTTTATTGGCAATAATCAGAAAAAACTCCATTTATGGCCAGGATTGCTTTTGAAGTGGTGCCCTTTATCGTGTAGCAGTCTGAAATCCCTCTGCGGTGGTTCAATCTATCAATGACAGTGCCTTTGTAAACACTGCAATTTTCCATAAACCAGCTCACACAAACATTTGTACGCCAGTTGGGTTTAAGTGCTCTGTTAGTTACGCCATTCTGACACTTttgtgttaaaggaatagttcaccaaaaaaatgaaaattcggtCATTCGCTCATCCTcaagtttttacaaacctgtattcatttatttgttctgctgaacacaggGAGATATTTTAAGttatgtttgtaaccaaacagatctggggcaccattcacttccatagtattttttttctactataGAAGTAAATGGTGATCCTACCTAcagcttgattacaaatatattttatttttttagtattaaGAAGACATTTACACAGGGTTAAAGCAactttttgtgtgaactatcctaTTTATGATTTTAAGTTCAAACAacaacttaaaggtgcagtgtgtattttttttaaaaggatctcttgacggaaatacaaaataatacaaaactatattatcaggggtgtataaagacctttttataatgaaccgttatgttttatTACTTTAGGGTAAAACCTTTTATTAccaagggtccccttacgtggaagttgccattttgtgccgtcatgtttctacagaaacccTTAACGTACAAAATTTTTTCCTAAGTTGTCTCTGtcaatgacatgtttttccagtGGTGGCTAtagtagcttctctatgtgtttcaaaagcgaggggtgagcagtggactgagccgctGGCTGCAATTTgtaacctcaccactagatgccgcaaaaatttacacactgctcCTTTAAtaatgcaagtcaattcaacttacTTTTTAACCCGTTAACTGGCGCTGTCCCGatacttcaatatttttcatgtaaaattatttaaatatatcacgacaaactatatattgttggaaaggactaagaatgtagttttcacatttcaaaaccttttagaATTAATAATAGTAactgtaatttattcatttgtgacaagagtatgcagcaaacatcaaagcaaaccaacacaaacctcagtttttttgataattttatgtaataataataaaaaataatactatattgcattttttatttattacaaataaatgtacactaTGTACACTGCtataaagaaattatattttcaccAACAGacacttctgtaaaaaaaagttaaagtatcttctttaaaacaagaccaaaattaggcttctagaccaaaaagttatattaatttgactTCAACTTTTCACCACCACCCTACTCAAAAAGGGCTGCGCCAGTTAAAGGTTTAAAGTTTTGTCTTGTGATAAATAGACATAACttagaaaaacaagttgaaattgtttaactcaATTTGTTATACATGTTTTGATATATCACTTATACAGTGCAGACTGAAGTTTACACATTCCCAAAGCTGGCGGGGCGAATTGTGTGAAAAGCATGTGATTAATTTTTTAATCCTTACTTTTAATTTAGTAAAGTGACATCTGGTGTCGATCATTACAATGCATCAACAAGAGATAACGTTAAATCTGTTTGTTTGCATTACAAAAGCCTTGAGTTCATTAAATCGTTGGCTAATGCTTGCAAAGATTCCTCTCATTATTGCATGCAATGAGAAAGTAATGTTCAGTTATTTATGGGCGTAAGTCAAGATGAGAAAAGGGACATTGTGTATCTATCAGGGTATTTCAATGCAATCCATTGcagctttttttgttttaaatatgccaAATCTAATTTTGTTAACCGTAGTAGAGTCAGACGAGAGATTCGGCATGCAGCTTTAATATTACCAAAATATTTTGGTGATGTGGGAATTAGACCTGCATGACTGCACATATCACATGATTTTGGATTTGATCCTccctgtgtgtgcatgtgtgtgtgttttagcagTCTAATGGCGTTCACTCGCTATAACCCCATCAGTTCAAGCCAAAAGCAAAAGAAAACCAGAGAGTGAAAACATTGATcatacatatttatatacatacacatttaTACAAAGTCAGAACACTCATACCCGTGATCTTATctttactcttttttttaatggactatccattttttttctaacaatTCTTTTATAACACACAAAGACAATAGGCACAAATGCAACATAAAAAATCCACTTTGAGACACAATGATATCCATGTTTATGAGAGTTCATAAGACCAGCAATGAGTTCTCAGAAACTGGCTATCAGGATATGATATGAAGATATCTCAGAGCTTACAATATCCTGTCTAAGATTTTCTAAAAACCGACTATGGCCTCAGGAACCGAAACAGTACGTTCATAaaggttgttttttttttttaagttttgcaCACACCCTTTGTTGGACTCCTTCATGAGCACAACCAACGTTTTTTTATACTACTATGATACTTTATGTCTATTTCTTATAGCAGCTGTTAATGAATTTGGTCCACTGACATAACGCCAGGTGTGACAAATAGACGATCACTATCTATACATGTTTACGTCATGCTCTTGAAGGTGTCCTATAAGTTTTCGGTAAAGGTTAAGGGTCATTCAGTAAAGTAGAACCGGACGGATAAATCTAGTAGAAATCCAATAGTCTTAATACTTAGTGCAGTTAAATTAGCATaacactttttttattgttgtacAACAGTTTGGCATTCAGTTATGTTTATATAGCACCACCCATTGATCAGTTTAACATTCTAAACCTGTGTATACTCAACCATGATGACATATCAAGAAAcgaaataaaaatgcattcacGATTCAACGAACACTGCATATTTTCAACTCTGCAACAGTATTAAGACTAGAAACCGTTTGAGGCTCTTTTATGGTTTTGGATTGTTCAGATGAGATGCGAGGGGAGAGAAACAGTGAGGAGGGTTTGATCGTGACTGCCCCAATCCCAGAGATCCAAAGCAGGGTCCAAAAATCCAAACTTCAGCTCCCACTAAAAAAATACAAGTGTTAGCACCATAATGCACTAAAGTCTGTTCATTATTATCTCCAAAAAAATCAAGTCTTACCTGTGAATATGTGAATGTAATGTCTTTGTGGGTGAGGTCCTGGATAAGTTGGTGTGATAAGATGTAGGCTGAGATGATTCTGTAGGTACAAAGGGTGTGGCGTGGTTGTACGGGATAATCAGGTGGCCAGTGTAGAGCTCCTGTGCACTCCGGCTTTCCGCCCAGATCTTATCTACACACCATAGACACTATTATTAGCACAGAACTAAGGATTATTGGATGGTTTATTCTCATGCATATGCAAACGTTAGCTTATTGATGAGTTGATATATTTTTCACTGCAAGCACAACATCATTTCTATCAGCACGGTGCTTTTAAAAGACATGCAAACACATGCTTAAGGTGTAGAAACAAGACATTGACACTAATTGATATTAAAATCTAATAGGAACTGAGTCGAAACCATACAAATAGAAATTGAATCGAAGCGCCAAGTGTACCCAGCCCTATTTTTCAGTTTTATTTACTGATA
The DNA window shown above is from Paramisgurnus dabryanus chromosome 23, PD_genome_1.1, whole genome shotgun sequence and carries:
- the fgl2b gene encoding uncharacterized protein fgl2b yields the protein MWLAALYIWGILLAFSACDSCSDPKILKLEPLGNCEDEENFCPYQITLPPLSIQLPRLEKMARELQNLKELVNQLRIDCQECKERQRVERDGWKDHDEEEEEAQTLRHNNNLSGTDQAVRIITSTLPQGNGAEIEGIIRSDVKRINPFSLESHEWNIDRNDADQGTTDQISEMSKEVKGFDLSLEDTSGDTSELRQVFSPITEDIQRGRTFQPDELLESSIPRTKDFVQSLAHGSEVSREVQIFDPSVEETPGDISEVKQVFSPTSEVTHTEQRFQRGELLESSIPRTKDFVQSVNYGNRQPNIFRDRNVKNITGILAMRRRMQNITNANGLGSISGNANTRTISAGNRQLVNFSRTGGPLRPKMYINNRAAKVSDEDRLRNPAVVRTHPQARDKTIRPGPTRNGFSPLRRAGINSGLTLSSQEEKMTVINPNPDTNSGLTTSMEKEKMRIINPNLGTNSGLTLSTQEEKMTVINPNPGTNIGLTLSTEEEKMRILNPNLGTNSERTSSTEEENMRIINPNPGTNSGLTLSADGEELTIINTRPGTGLPLSTEDKKMALINTKPMTNSGLTLSEDDQKITNKKDISTDSDSRTDYENDLKDARQVSADEEENFRKLNSKTKITTTQTNLRKEDQEDVSHTAQITNKSFSTMNRAEQPNLIIAESEHMGTDASLVMSSTDADKANSSSPGRQVERETYPTPNKRIQTVDGHEDLRSIILDITNERQTNPLPPDQEDHTQSGTVTEAVNKEINYNSLRAETVKKTILSDSKPSQLETELVNPTHIPSVRERTASIASTVESPVVNQGTRRILISQPIKPKSGEDIGNILSINSNKNISRIREASNIRFLKNITRVMPKFPIRPGRHPTTVISSGAPKPNTINKISGNSSVVVPSNFPILLRNSSFGRRNGTLMMKPSYVRRRPNLQTEPKASIPNKGFKTNVSSVTQFISSTGKTSDSREENKDIPRAMGSHVLTNLTSTGSKSLPEITRNAGNTLDLETVRHGKDHSSVTVMTSKVGDNKEDSNKDNSLHSGEPDSLSGVEETKQLSLLTTVTSSERPVGVDKIGSIKPQNSRPTASTRNKELSGVSEKNGHEETTKHIPTMTNKHVEIVQDMSQATISPPISFENTVATRELELKEERVQKYSGDVLSNPNTVDDVQGNNGGTYKIPVVLDTLTNVEEIKGSKVFSLSPEDTADGFKAIAVGDDVTQRDGAETKIHSICGSDCINTPTQQPATQSRPLLNSERGRGLPQDCADYMTKTQHNGVYRVTPRSKNSTFQVLCDMETTGGGWTLIQQRFDGSTSFNHTWDEYKKGFGKLTGEFWLGNDKIHWLTQAKNMSLRIELEDFEGVREYAHYDRFHVANESQQYRLSIGGYSGTAGNAMQFNKMYNHDQKLFTTPDRDNDLYPSGNCGVYYSSGWWFDACMSANLNGNYYHTKYKGVRNGIFWGTWHNITMEYYPTNERHSFKTVRMMIRPRNYTN